In Oryzias latipes chromosome 19, ASM223467v1, the genomic stretch GAGTGCCAGTGTAAGTAAAGCTATGTTAAGAGTTTGTCCAATCAGGCTCTACAGTATGAAGGCATCAACTGATATTTTTTAGGATTGTAATCCGTCTTTTCTCTAATATAACAATGCTTAAAATTTGAAGAAATGTTCCTGAGTTGCAGGCAAagtatttattttggttttgagtAGTTTGTgtaaatttctttctttctttctttctttctttctttctttctttcttttttctttctttctttctttctttctttctttctttctttctttctttctttctttctttctttctttatttattaatgcttgcttgtttttatattttgttgttttaatgtatatctttctttctttctttctttctttctttctttctttctttctttctttctttctttctttctttctttctttctttctttctttctttctttctttctttctttctttctttcttttttaatctaagGCCGGAATGCCCAAAGTCTGGcccgtgggccaaatgtggccccttgttaaaattgtaaattgtgATTTGAcaaatcacaatcaagaaatgagacacaaagttttaaaaaagtgctgAAGTCATCATAACACAAGCCCATGGTTGCAGGCTGCATTTGGCCCacgggccagactttggacacgCTTGGTTTAAAGAATGTAGGACGAAGGTTGGCCCTCATAtgtttcacctcaccaaatgtggccctttttgcaaaaagtttggacacgcCTGATCTAAGGGTTTATTGTAAAATAACCACAGTTAGTCAAAGAAAGTGAATTTGTatctccaaacatttttttaacctaattaCTTATTTGGGTTTTTGCAAAGCTACGAATCAATATCTGAAAACTTTGTCTTTGTCTAGTCTTTCACTCTCTTATTACACTACACTTCGTCATAAATTAATATGCAAGTCAATAAAAGTCCATAAAAGTTTCTGCAAGGAAGTTGTTTATTCATAAACACTTAAAcaccttttttaacctttgCATATAAAGCTAACAGCAAGAAAagcatcattttatatttgattaaattaagCCATCTCTCCTCACAGTTAttgtattaagaaaaaaagaaaataagcttctttttttaaaatatttgtaaaaaataaactactgAATCATTGAGctaaattggttaaaaaaaagttgataaaaAGGCcaaaagtttgttgttttttggtctctTGATGGATCTTTAAGCCAGAATATATGAAAAAATGTGAGACAAACTCCTGAGTTTTAATGAAAGTATGAAAATACATTGGGATTGTCTGAAGACAAGTATATGAGTCTAAcaacatatttatatatgttgTAAAAAAATGAGATTATGAGCTTAAATATTGTGAGGTTGCACAATTATAATTATGACAACTTAAAGCTAAAAATCAATATAATTGATTAGTGTTTCTTTAGAAAATCCAAAGAGCAGTGTAGTATGATGACACATGATGCTGATGCGCGAAAAATAGTAACGGGTTTACCACAGAAGTCTGTAAAAATGGAGCAACTTTAGTGGCTCTTATgtaatataaaacactattacCTATAACAGGCTTTCCTTTCATCAGCTTCACATAGGTTTCTTCattaagggcagggatgccagtatagcttagtcagtttgttagttcgttttagtattttcctattgaactctttgtattcattatccttttgagttcatgtttcacttcgaagcccatcgagacgactgttgttgtgattttgggctatacaaataaaactgaattgaattgaattgaataataaTCTGATCTTGTCGACACTCCACTCATGGGTTGTTCCTTCATGCGTGCGTTTCTTTCCTGCAGTTACTTGCCACAGGACAGTTCTCTGCAGTCTGAGACAGTACACTTCAAGAGGGGGGTGTGCCAGCAGTTCTGTTTGCCCTCGCACACCGTCAACCTCAGCGAATGGGCTGACGATGAGGTATGGCGCTCGTTTCTGCTCACCCATGCTATACCAGATGCTTCCACGCGGCTCCTCTGGGATCTATTTCTGCTGGACGGTAAAAGCATTtccccccccacctccccccAGCTCCTCTTTGACGTGGACAAGGAGATCTTTCCCATGGTTGTGCAGGCTGTCGTAGACGAAGGAGACGGTGAGCTGGGATGTTTACGCTCAGTAATAGATGAGGACATTCAAGTGAATATTTCCCTTGTATCTTTGCAGAACACTTGGGTCATTGTCACATACTGCTGGCTACATTTGAGAAGGTAAGAAGGAGGATTTGCTCTAAACCAGGATGGCCATGTGGAAGAAAATGTAACCATAATTATATTTCACTTtcacataaacacattttatttagctTTCAAATTTTTACATCAAAAGATCAAACAGTATTTTGCCTTGAATTGGGAAAACTTAAAGAAACAGACtagtttttttgcaaaaatactggattaaatacaaaaatgaagaaGCATTAAATCCATGGTTTTTGATGCCCGTTGTGTTCCTCCCTTCTAAATTACATGTGCACCAAATTGCACATTTTGCCATAAAGacacaataaaagcatttcGATGCAAAACTGAGGCAGGAGAAGATGGCATGTCTCATTAGTCTAAACTTCTTTTAGTAAAATTATAATTTCAAGCCTACTTTGATCAATAAGAAGAAGTTAAAAcacatgtattaaaaaaagacatatttagAATAAATTGGAATGAGTTTTTGGCAAACATGCCATTAAAAGAGGGAATGGTGTAAATATCTTGAAGCTGTGATTTTCTTTTGCAGCACATGGATGGGAGCTACTGTGTGAAGCCTCTTAAGCAGAAACAAGTGGTAAgtattccagtttttcctctctcctcccttccttccttcttttctaaTTTCCCCCTCAGGGATCAACAAAGTGCTatagaattgaactgtgttgCATTTGAATGCTTTGGAGAAACTAAAGGATTCCTTTTCCTTTTGAACATTCTTCTCTCTCAGGTGGATGGAGTGAGTTACCTGCTGCAGGAAATCTATGGGATTGAGAACAAATACAACAGTCAGGAATCAAaggtagaaaagaaaagagattcATTGAAATGATCTGAGGTTGACATGCACTTTATTGTGGGATGACTCTCTGAAATCTTGATTTTCGTCTGCAGGTTGCTGATGATGAGATCAGTGACAACAGCGCagagtgtgttgtgtgtttgtctgatgTTCGAGACACACTCATCCTGCCTTGTAGACACCTGTGTCTCTGCAACGCTTGTGCAGATACGCTGCGGTACCAGGCCAACTGCTGTCCCATCTGCAGACTGCGtgagtttgctttttattaagaCCCAGTCAGATGAAAAATGACgtttaatgatgtttttaacatgttctcgtggcatttttctcatatatgaagaaagtgaagcttaaaaatgcatattttttttattcaaatcattgtggagcagataaaaaaatgctgtttggaaaagaaaaataagccgagcgggccacaagctccctgccctgcttcattctgatacatcttcatcttcctcaacagagctggtatctggctcaaaactgtttaGCTGGAAAGCTCCAAATTTGGCTTGATACTAGTGGGGAGACAATATTTTGGGAGCCTGCACTGCACTGCTGAAAgtagtttgttgttttaaaataacaagaaaaaggCATTTCTCAATGGAAGAGAGACAGAGCATCATAACATCGAAAAGTTCAGGTCTTTCTTACAAAGAAATTGCTTAGAAAGTCAAGTTGTCAGTGGGAACAGTTTCTTTTACCATTCAAAGGCGCTCAGAATTTGAGGGAAGACTCTCACAGGAACGAGGCCGGCAAACCCAAAGTCACAACAGAACCTGAGGGCAAGTTCCTGAGAGTTGACACCTGCATGATAgtcaaaacagctttaaaaacagctttactGTGGTAACGATAAGCCAGCCTCAGTTTGGAAGGGGAAGAGAAGACGTGGAGCTGTGGGTTTGATGGGACAAGTTGGAAGAAGAGAGGCAAAGAAAGGACAAAGAAGCCCGAGAACACTGAAGATAGTGAAGAACAAGGTGTTATGGGTGGAtcaacattttcaatttttgatTCATCATGCAGAATCTTTGTACAAGGCCAATAAAATGAAAGGATAGCTCCATGTCGTGTAATAGCAACTACCAAACAGGGGAGGAAGTGTGATGGTAtgggtcttttttttgctttataaatGGCATTataatgacccaaaacataaTTTCAACCAGTGCCAGAGCTAAGTGAAGACGAAAAATAACGAAATAACTTTGAAATCATGGAGTGGTTTGCACAATCTCCAGACTTTGTGCCCCCCTTATTGATCTGGTTCGTTATGAACTCGACAGAGgagtgaaaacaaagaaatgttccACATTTATTGGAGCTTCTGCAGCACATTTGGAAATAATTTTGtgaaaaacatgttattttattGTAGAAGTGTCTGTGTTGTACTGCCATGTATATAAAAAGTGGCTACTTTGATAAGTTAAAAGTTTACAAAACAAATTGATTCCAGGAATTTTTTGTAACTCCACTTCCTTTTTTGTACCATTCTTTAATTTCAGAATAAAGAAGACTTtccattaaatattttaaattaaaaactaaaacttttgaCCTGTTGTGTATGTGAATTTCAAATATGAGTGTAAAAATTACAATAGAAGTAAAgcattttagtttgtttaattaaaacaaaggtagcacaaagaaaaagttcaaatccttaaaagaaaatatttttctattaattttaactattccatgtaaataattcaaattttcTTATAAGTAAGGCGGtgttagtttattttaataGAAGGTATTAAAAGTGCAGAAGAGCGGTTTCTTAAATTGAATAGATGTAAACTGAAAAAGTCAttgatttttaagaaaaaaagcatttgaattGATCAACATCAATTTTTCATGCGATAAAgacttatatttattttaaatgatttaaaataaatcatgtcTTCTTAAAGTACATGTAAAAActtagtaataataatattacatttgttttcataaatcagtttttttttgtctaaacctgtttgtttcattttccttttaagcGTTCAGAGCTCTGCTGCAGATCCGAGCCATGAGGAAAAAACTCAGCCCCATATCCCCCACCAGCTTTAACCCCGTCATCACCTCTCAGACCTCGGACTCCGAGGAACACTCGGTGAGGCGAAATGATTCAGTTTTCCCCTGAAGGAGAGGATCCCTCTGGTTTCTGTGGTCTAACCTGCCCACCGTCTCCTTCTGCAGGCATCTGAGCACATCCCTCCAGGATATGAAGTGGTTTCTCTCCTAGAGGCCCTTAATGGGCCCCTAAACACCTCGTCAGTGGCCCCTGCTCCTCTCCACTCCGGTCCCAGCCACGTGTCCGGAGCGCTGCTGCCATACAGCGGCGAACCACACCCAGTTCCAGCCTGCTCCACTCTCGACCACTCCAACTCCAGTCAGGGACTCAAGCTGAAGAAGAGTGCTTCAAAGTAAGTCTGCTTTAAGAGAACAAGAAGTCACACATCaaatttcagtttatttacatGACTTTATCTCTCCCTCCCCTTTGTGTTGAAATGTCATTAGTTTCTATTATTCCAGCATTTTCCACAAGTCCTTTTCTAAACTTTGGACCGTTTGGGTTCATTTTGTCCTCTGCCAagctgacttttttgttttatgtaggtctatttcccagaattcctctGTGCTtcctgaggaggaggatgagaaaTGCTGCAGTGAATCAGATGTCTGTCGCCATAAGCTGCCAGTGGACCAGCAggaggtgtgtttgtgtttattctgaTGACCACGTAGGTTAAAATATAACCAGACTGGTTTTCAAAGGAAATAGGGAAAAGTATagaatttaaatcaatttttatatttaagacTTGGTTTACCGTCATTAAAATTGAAGCAATCATGGGTAAAATACTGGAGAAAATGCCCTCAACAGATCCAGTTGTGTCCATTGCATCATGCATTTTGCTTTTATATGTCTTGCAGTGCGGAGTGACTCCAGACAGCGAGAACCTGACTCTATCCTCATCTGGAGCCATCGACCAGTTGTCTGGCACTGGTACCCCTCTCTCTTCCACAATCACCTCACCTGAAGGTAccgtaaacacacacactcgaATACACACAAAGAAACAATACTTCAAGCCTGCAACGAATTCTGAGTCACTTGATTAACCTTTTGTGTGCCTCTttgcctgcagcagcagcaggagagatATTCTGACCCTTTTTCTGCATTAGTTTGAATAGTTGGTTAGTTGCAACAAAGTTGCACTGTGATAACTTTTAACAAGCTAAACAGTGATGTTGCAGAAAATTGTCGAActatttccctcttttttttttgcattggaaCTGTTGCCAGAGACATAAAAGAAGGTTTCACGCAtaatatttcataaatgttGCAACTGCATTAAGTTTTTAAGAGAAACTCTGAGActcagaaaaagctttttcccTAGAGCTGTTAAAGCAATAGCGCCCCCTGCAGGACAAGACCCAGAATCCACAAATGTTACGACAACCTCGAAACGTGAATCCCCTCCAgcatatttatttaacctatttattttaactaaagatcttctggaaaaaaaaaatcgtctttttttaaatgttgacagTAAATCTAAGGGCAGAGTCttagggccaccataaaattaaaaaataatacatttatgaaaatgaagttgtaaaattagggagaaaaagttttcattttatgagattaaagtaatacatttatgagataaatgttttaatttttacgGGACTAAACCCATACATTTTGTAGAAAAGAAGTCTTAATTTAATAAGGTTAAAGCCAtggtttttggaaaatatggTTGGTTGTGTAAGCCTCCATCCACAGGCTTCT encodes the following:
- the rnf157 gene encoding E3 ubiquitin ligase RNF157 isoform X3, coding for MGALTSRQNIGVEEVDIPSNSVYRYPPKSGSYFANHFIMGGEKFDSTHPEGYLFGENTDLNFLGTRPVAFPYPAPPPQEPVKTLRSLINIRKDTLRLVRCSEDLKLPGDEAAGKNRACYNVEFTFDADTQVAITIYYQAIEEFHNGVPVYLPQDSSLQSETVHFKRGVCQQFCLPSHTVNLSEWADDELLFDVDKEIFPMVVQAVVDEGDEHLGHCHILLATFEKHMDGSYCVKPLKQKQVVDGVSYLLQEIYGIENKYNSQESKVADDEISDNSAECVVCLSDVRDTLILPCRHLCLCNACADTLRYQANCCPICRLPFRALLQIRAMRKKLSPISPTSFNPVITSQTSDSEEHSASEHIPPGYEVVSLLEALNGPLNTSSVAPAPLHSGPSHVSGALLPYSGEPHPVPACSTLDHSNSSQGLKLKKSASKSISQNSSVLPEEEDEKCCSESDVCRHKLPVDQQECGVTPDSENLTLSSSGAIDQLSGTGTPLSSTITSPEDPVSSSLAQSVMSMASSHSQHSHISTDTMSSMSGSYLAGVDGEPGGNGGGDVEGVENPDAHIESRGPSRQDADFSVESKAHNYSMAVEEQDSEGNDVAEDDCSSPSNGKDLMYLGGYRAILEPRSHHTSTSNINLEEQGAENRDGQSPKDPRCGPLIV
- the rnf157 gene encoding E3 ubiquitin ligase RNF157 isoform X2 produces the protein MGALTSRQNIGVEEVDIPSNSVYRYPPKSGSYFANHFIMGGEKFDSTHPEGYLFGENTDLNFLGTRPVAFPYPAPPPQEPVKTLRSLINIRKDTLRLVRCSEDLKLPGDEAAGKNRACYNVEFTFDADTQVAITIYYQAIEEFHNGVPVYLPQDSSLQSETVHFKRGVCQQFCLPSHTVNLSEWADDELLFDVDKEIFPMVVQAVVDEGDEHLGHCHILLATFEKHMDGSYCVKPLKQKQVVDGVSYLLQEIYGIENKYNSQESKVADDEISDNSAECVVCLSDVRDTLILPCRHLCLCNACADTLRYQANCCPICRLPFRALLQIRAMRKKLSPISPTSFNPVITSQTSDSEEHSASEHIPPGYEVVSLLEALNGPLNTSSVAPAPLHSGPSHVSGALLPYSGEPHPVPACSTLDHSNSSQGLKLKKSASKSISQNSSVLPEEEDEKCCSESDVCRHKLPVDQQECGVTPDSENLTLSSSGAIDQLSGTGTPLSSTITSPEGSYLAGVDGEPGGNGGGDVEGVENPDAHIESRGPSRQDADFSVESKAHNYSMAVEEQDSEGNDVAEDDCSSPSNGKGGRSRCPELANNNQGVAHCDTPSLGLDNEQTPDSRFADLMYLGGYRAILEPRSHHTSTSNINLEEQGAENRDGQSPKDPRCGPLIV
- the rnf157 gene encoding E3 ubiquitin ligase RNF157 isoform X1 — encoded protein: MGALTSRQNIGVEEVDIPSNSVYRYPPKSGSYFANHFIMGGEKFDSTHPEGYLFGENTDLNFLGTRPVAFPYPAPPPQEPVKTLRSLINIRKDTLRLVRCSEDLKLPGDEAAGKNRACYNVEFTFDADTQVAITIYYQAIEEFHNGVPVYLPQDSSLQSETVHFKRGVCQQFCLPSHTVNLSEWADDELLFDVDKEIFPMVVQAVVDEGDEHLGHCHILLATFEKHMDGSYCVKPLKQKQVVDGVSYLLQEIYGIENKYNSQESKVADDEISDNSAECVVCLSDVRDTLILPCRHLCLCNACADTLRYQANCCPICRLPFRALLQIRAMRKKLSPISPTSFNPVITSQTSDSEEHSASEHIPPGYEVVSLLEALNGPLNTSSVAPAPLHSGPSHVSGALLPYSGEPHPVPACSTLDHSNSSQGLKLKKSASKSISQNSSVLPEEEDEKCCSESDVCRHKLPVDQQECGVTPDSENLTLSSSGAIDQLSGTGTPLSSTITSPEDPVSSSLAQSVMSMASSHSQHSHISTDTMSSMSGSYLAGVDGEPGGNGGGDVEGVENPDAHIESRGPSRQDADFSVESKAHNYSMAVEEQDSEGNDVAEDDCSSPSNGKGGRSRCPELANNNQGVAHCDTPSLGLDNEQTPDSRFADLMYLGGYRAILEPRSHHTSTSNINLEEQGAENRDGQSPKDPRCGPLIV
- the rnf157 gene encoding E3 ubiquitin ligase RNF157 isoform X4 encodes the protein MGALTSRQNIGVEEVDIPSNSVYRYPPKSGSYFANHFIMGGEKFDSTHPEGYLFGENTDLNFLGTRPVAFPYPAPPPQEPVKTLRSLINIRKDTLRLVRCSEDLKLPGDEAAGKNRACYNVEFTFDADTQVAITIYYQAIEEFHNGVPVYLPQDSSLQSETVHFKRGVCQQFCLPSHTVNLSEWADDELLFDVDKEIFPMVVQAVVDEGDEHLGHCHILLATFEKHMDGSYCVKPLKQKQVVDGVSYLLQEIYGIENKYNSQESKVADDEISDNSAECVVCLSDVRDTLILPCRHLCLCNACADTLRYQANCCPICRLPFRALLQIRAMRKKLSPISPTSFNPVITSQTSDSEEHSASEHIPPGYEVVSLLEALNGPLNTSSVAPAPLHSGPSHVSGALLPYSGEPHPVPACSTLDHSNSSQGLKLKKSASKSISQNSSVLPEEEDEKCCSESDVCRHKLPVDQQECGVTPDSENLTLSSSGAIDQLSGTGTPLSSTITSPEDPVSSSLAQSVMSMASSHSQHSHISTDTMSSMSGSYLAGVDGEPGGNGGGDVEGVENPDAHIESRGPSRQDADFSVESKAHNYSMAVEEQDSEGNDVAEDDCSSPSNGKGGRSRCPELANNNQGVAHCDTPSLGLDNEQTPDSRFADGESCPVHIED